One genomic region from Thermoleptolyngbya sichuanensis A183 encodes:
- a CDS encoding sulfotransferase family 2 domain-containing protein → MDDSTFPTLYCPLAATDQLCYIHIPKTAGSTLTAIADAQFDVRQIAPGPYQLPALDPAAEGRSPTELRQLLTRYRFIRGHFSHNLIRQFLTRPVYITVLRDPVDRVISLYEFFRRAAQRGTAETPEYEVLMRAAAEHDLLGFVLHPDPIVQQRTSNFQTRQLAIWEGDEAALSADDSQKDYLANRLQSACASVDRFAWVGLMEQFHASVQLLNYRFGWYPAAEYQNLRVVTHRSRREGLSPAVIEAIAQHNALDQALYDHAKARFAVQYQQMLEALHQHENLQDASNPPAVQVALQQHYARHYAATHPPEQFPEVSRKRFVYDFRQPLSGEGWHRRNGRFNGISPQDATRWSGPGPVSVLDLPLVGPLAGNADVRLTLEIEQAIAPDILDSLELTVNQHPVSLHVQSRQGGGVLTGTIPAIREAIPAGIALRSPQPFARFTFRLSHTLPLNANNPASEDDRLVGFALRRLTLEAVRRWWIWA, encoded by the coding sequence ATGGACGACTCGACTTTCCCGACGCTGTATTGCCCCTTGGCGGCGACCGACCAGCTTTGCTATATTCACATTCCCAAAACGGCGGGTTCCACCCTAACGGCGATCGCCGATGCCCAGTTCGACGTGCGCCAGATCGCGCCGGGGCCGTATCAGCTACCCGCGCTCGATCCGGCGGCTGAGGGGCGATCGCCCACCGAATTGCGGCAGTTGCTAACGCGCTATCGCTTCATCCGGGGACACTTCAGCCACAACTTGATTCGGCAATTTCTGACGCGCCCGGTCTACATCACCGTGCTACGCGACCCGGTGGATCGGGTGATTTCGCTGTATGAATTTTTTCGGCGGGCGGCCCAGCGCGGCACTGCGGAAACGCCGGAATACGAAGTGCTGATGCGGGCGGCGGCGGAACATGACCTGTTGGGCTTTGTGCTGCATCCCGACCCCATTGTGCAGCAGCGGACGAGCAATTTTCAGACGCGGCAGTTGGCGATTTGGGAGGGGGATGAGGCGGCGCTGTCGGCGGACGATTCCCAAAAGGATTACTTGGCGAATCGCCTCCAGTCGGCCTGCGCCAGTGTCGATCGCTTTGCCTGGGTGGGGCTGATGGAGCAGTTTCACGCCTCGGTGCAGCTTTTGAACTACCGATTTGGCTGGTATCCAGCGGCGGAATATCAAAACCTGCGCGTGGTAACGCATCGGTCGCGGCGGGAAGGTCTGTCGCCAGCGGTGATCGAGGCGATCGCCCAGCACAACGCCCTCGACCAAGCGCTATACGACCACGCCAAGGCCCGCTTTGCTGTCCAATATCAGCAGATGCTTGAGGCGCTACACCAGCACGAGAACTTGCAAGATGCCAGCAACCCCCCTGCGGTGCAGGTCGCGCTCCAGCAGCACTACGCCCGCCACTATGCGGCGACGCACCCGCCGGAGCAGTTTCCCGAAGTCTCCCGCAAGCGGTTCGTTTACGACTTTCGACAGCCGCTCTCTGGCGAGGGCTGGCATCGGCGCAACGGTCGCTTTAACGGCATTTCGCCGCAGGATGCCACCCGCTGGTCGGGCCCGGGGCCAGTGTCGGTGCTGGATTTGCCGCTGGTGGGGCCGCTGGCGGGCAATGCTGATGTGCGGCTGACGCTGGAAATCGAGCAGGCAATCGCCCCCGATATTCTCGACAGCCTAGAGCTGACGGTGAACCAGCACCCGGTTTCGCTGCATGTTCAATCGCGCCAGGGCGGCGGCGTGCTGACGGGCACTATTCCGGCGATTCGCGAAGCGATCCCTGCGGGAATCGCCCTCCGCAGCCCCCAGCCCTTCGCCCGCTTCACCTTTCGCCTCAGCCACACGCTGCCGCTGAATGCAAACAATCCCGCATCAGAAGATGATCGGCTCGTTGGCTTTGCCCTGCGACGGTTAACGCTAGAAGCTGTTCGCCGCTGGTGGATTTGGGCATGA